The Thioalkalivibrio sulfidiphilus HL-EbGr7 genome includes a window with the following:
- a CDS encoding zinc-dependent peptidase, whose product MLNRFKVWRERRILENEPIDPALWDAGLRALPMLARLSDEETARLRRLATLFLHQKRFLGVRGLQLDPAMALDIALQACLPILNLGLEWYEDWVTIIVYPDDFLTEHEYIDEAGVVHREQGPRSGEAWERGPVLLSWAEVAHGEALVVHEFAHTLDMRNGQANGMPPLHRDMSVDTWSRVMNEAFENLNQYLDHGAEPPLDPYAATDPAEFFAVASEYFFADPGTLARTYPAVYAQFCGFYRQDPLGRFPAPD is encoded by the coding sequence ATGCTCAATCGATTCAAGGTCTGGCGCGAGCGGCGCATTCTGGAAAACGAGCCCATCGACCCGGCCCTGTGGGATGCCGGCCTGCGGGCCCTGCCCATGCTCGCCCGCCTGTCAGACGAGGAGACCGCGCGCCTGCGCCGCCTGGCCACCCTGTTCCTGCATCAGAAACGATTCCTGGGCGTGCGGGGGCTGCAGCTTGACCCGGCCATGGCCCTGGACATCGCCCTGCAGGCCTGTCTGCCCATCCTCAACCTGGGCCTTGAGTGGTACGAGGACTGGGTGACCATCATCGTCTACCCCGATGATTTCCTGACGGAACACGAATATATCGACGAGGCCGGCGTGGTGCACCGGGAACAGGGACCTCGCAGCGGCGAGGCCTGGGAACGGGGTCCGGTGCTGCTCTCCTGGGCGGAGGTGGCCCACGGCGAGGCCCTGGTGGTGCACGAGTTCGCCCACACACTGGACATGCGCAACGGCCAGGCCAATGGCATGCCGCCCCTGCACCGGGACATGTCCGTAGACACCTGGTCCAGGGTCATGAACGAGGCCTTCGAGAACCTGAACCAGTACCTGGATCACGGCGCGGAGCCTCCCCTGGACCCCTATGCAGCCACCGACCCGGCTGAATTCTTTGCCGTGGCCAGCGAATATTTCTTTGCCGATCCAGGTACCCTTGCCCGGACCTATCCCGCGGTCTACGCGCAGTTCTGTGGCTTCTACCGCCAGGACCCGCTGGGTCGCTTTCCCGCGCCCGACTGA
- the gshA gene encoding glutamate--cysteine ligase, producing the protein MTQSLKARLQRLQDAGHLPLLHGALMGLEKESLRVNPEGGIARTPHPPALGSALAHPWITTDYSEALLEFITPPFADPRQALEFLCDLQTFTYPRMGEEFLWATSMPCVVAGEDAIPVARYGDSNAGRMKTVYRLGLGHRYGRVMQVIAGVHFNFSVPEAFWPVFQKLEGHSGSLREFTDASYFAMIRNLQRLGWLVPYLFGASPAVCKSFLAGKPTHMPEFNENTYYEPYATSLRMGDIGYQNRKEEETGIKASYDSLEAYTDSLACAIGTPSPEYEKLGVVVDGEYRQLNANILQIENEYYSSVRPKPIVEGNEKPVVALRKRGVRYVELRSLDVNAFEPLGVCETQLRFLEAFMFTCLLMDSPVIGEVERLQIDRNQSAAAHRGRDPSLRLLRNGDEILLRDWADEVLVAMAPLCAALDGDDPARPYSSSLARQQEKVADPSLTPSARMLAEMSEREEGFYRFARRLSVQHQAYFRGRGLSPEREAQLEAEARDSLARQQAIEAADDCSFPEYLRRYFAQA; encoded by the coding sequence TTGACCCAGTCCCTCAAAGCCCGTCTCCAGCGTCTCCAGGACGCAGGTCACCTGCCACTACTCCATGGCGCCCTGATGGGGCTGGAGAAGGAAAGCCTGAGGGTGAACCCGGAGGGCGGCATTGCCCGCACGCCCCATCCGCCGGCCCTGGGCTCGGCCCTGGCACACCCCTGGATCACCACCGATTATTCCGAGGCGCTGCTGGAGTTCATCACGCCGCCTTTCGCCGACCCCCGCCAGGCCCTGGAGTTTCTCTGCGACCTGCAGACCTTCACCTACCCGCGCATGGGCGAGGAGTTCCTCTGGGCCACCAGCATGCCCTGCGTGGTGGCCGGGGAAGATGCGATCCCGGTGGCCCGCTACGGCGATTCCAATGCCGGGCGCATGAAGACCGTTTATCGACTGGGCCTGGGCCATCGCTACGGGCGGGTGATGCAGGTGATCGCCGGGGTGCATTTCAATTTCTCCGTCCCCGAGGCCTTCTGGCCGGTGTTCCAGAAACTGGAAGGCCACAGCGGCAGCCTGCGCGAGTTCACCGACGCCAGCTATTTCGCCATGATCCGCAACCTGCAGCGTCTGGGCTGGCTGGTGCCCTACCTGTTCGGCGCCTCACCGGCGGTGTGCAAGTCCTTCCTGGCGGGCAAGCCCACGCACATGCCGGAGTTCAACGAAAACACCTATTACGAACCCTATGCCACCAGCCTGCGCATGGGGGATATCGGCTACCAGAACCGCAAGGAGGAGGAGACCGGCATCAAGGCCTCCTACGACAGCCTGGAGGCCTACACCGACAGCCTTGCCTGCGCCATCGGCACACCGTCACCGGAGTATGAAAAGCTCGGCGTGGTGGTGGACGGGGAATACCGTCAGCTCAACGCCAATATCCTGCAGATCGAAAACGAGTACTACAGTTCGGTACGCCCCAAGCCCATCGTCGAGGGCAACGAGAAGCCCGTGGTGGCCCTGCGCAAGCGGGGCGTGCGCTACGTGGAACTGCGCTCCCTGGACGTGAATGCCTTCGAGCCCCTGGGGGTGTGCGAGACCCAGCTGCGCTTCCTGGAGGCCTTTATGTTCACCTGTCTGCTCATGGACAGCCCGGTGATCGGTGAGGTGGAACGTCTGCAGATCGATCGCAACCAGAGCGCCGCGGCCCACCGGGGCAGGGATCCGTCTCTCAGGCTGCTGCGCAACGGCGACGAGATCCTGTTGCGCGACTGGGCCGATGAGGTGCTGGTGGCCATGGCACCCCTGTGCGCGGCCCTGGATGGAGACGATCCCGCCCGGCCCTACAGCAGCTCCCTGGCCCGTCAGCAGGAGAAGGTGGCCGATCCGTCCCTGACGCCCTCCGCACGCATGCTGGCGGAGATGTCCGAGCGCGAAGAGGGCTTCTATCGCTTTGCCCGTCGCCTGTCGGTGCAGCATCAGGCCTATTTCCGGGGGCGGGGCCTGAGCCCGGAGCGGGAAGCGCAGCTTGAGGCCGAGGCGCGGGACTCCCTGGCCCGGCAGCAGGCCATTGAAGCGGCCGACGACTGCAGTTTCCCCGAATACCTGCGACGTTATTTCGCCCAGGCCTGA
- a CDS encoding methyltransferase regulatory domain-containing protein, with protein sequence MTDPVAESYDQIPYESHPITETHPDRLAAIAGLFGIAAPDPSRARVLELGCAAGGNLIPMAWYLPEGQYLGVELSGAQAAHGQRMVQHLGLGNVEIRHADIMDLPLDGEPFDYIIVHGVFSWVPDFVQTRILEICARRLSPSGVATISYNTQPGWGLRGMVREMLLHHTRGIEGPAARLAAARELLDFLATPMDHPPPGHEWLQKEVAYLQKARDSYLYHEYLEDSNSPMLFSAFMARAKSAGLQYLADAQLHTMFPSTLGDAVAQRFETLDDLEREEQYLDFLRLRPFRQSLLCRTDVSIQREIDLDWLAGQRLYSALQADRDERGRTLWRSPGGTGFHVLHPQAHRMLGALSEAYPRALTMTEALGKARADGELLGELFNLFISGAVNTTGLGNPDLPRARPARPGISALGRMQAQMGEGHLASFRHESLGLDPVSTKLVSLLDGTRDLDTLTQALIQEAGEDAALAQAMGIDAQPADKPRQRLVRANVERLLTLLHRHGLLEQAAS encoded by the coding sequence GTGACAGACCCGGTAGCCGAGAGCTACGACCAGATCCCCTACGAAAGCCACCCCATCACCGAGACCCACCCGGACCGTCTGGCGGCCATCGCCGGGCTGTTCGGCATCGCCGCCCCCGACCCGAGCCGCGCCCGGGTACTGGAACTGGGCTGCGCCGCCGGCGGCAACCTGATCCCCATGGCCTGGTATCTGCCCGAGGGCCAGTACCTGGGCGTGGAGCTATCCGGTGCCCAGGCGGCCCATGGCCAACGCATGGTGCAACACCTGGGGCTCGGCAACGTGGAGATCCGCCACGCCGACATCATGGACCTGCCCCTGGACGGCGAACCCTTCGACTACATCATCGTCCACGGAGTGTTCTCCTGGGTGCCGGATTTTGTGCAGACCCGCATCCTGGAGATCTGTGCCCGGCGCCTGTCACCAAGCGGGGTGGCCACCATCAGCTACAACACCCAGCCCGGCTGGGGCCTGCGGGGCATGGTCCGGGAGATGCTGCTGCACCACACCCGGGGCATCGAGGGGCCGGCCGCACGGCTCGCCGCCGCCCGGGAACTGCTGGACTTTCTCGCCACCCCCATGGATCACCCGCCACCGGGTCACGAGTGGCTGCAAAAGGAAGTCGCCTATTTGCAAAAGGCCCGGGACAGCTACCTCTATCACGAGTACCTGGAAGACTCGAACAGCCCCATGCTGTTTTCCGCTTTCATGGCCCGGGCAAAGTCCGCCGGGCTTCAGTATCTGGCCGACGCGCAACTGCACACCATGTTCCCCAGCACCCTGGGCGATGCGGTGGCCCAGCGCTTCGAGACCCTGGACGACCTGGAACGGGAAGAACAGTACCTGGACTTCCTGCGCCTGCGCCCCTTCCGCCAAAGCCTGCTGTGCAGGACCGATGTCAGCATCCAACGGGAGATCGATCTGGACTGGCTGGCAGGGCAACGGCTCTACAGCGCCCTGCAGGCCGACCGGGACGAACGGGGGCGCACCCTGTGGCGCAGCCCCGGCGGCACCGGCTTTCACGTACTGCACCCCCAGGCCCACCGCATGCTCGGCGCCCTTTCCGAGGCCTACCCCCGCGCACTGACCATGACAGAGGCCCTGGGCAAGGCACGGGCCGATGGCGAACTCCTGGGCGAGTTGTTCAACCTGTTCATCTCCGGCGCCGTGAACACCACGGGCCTGGGCAATCCGGACCTGCCCCGCGCCCGCCCGGCACGCCCCGGGATCTCGGCCCTGGGCCGGATGCAGGCGCAGATGGGCGAGGGCCACCTGGCCAGTTTTCGCCACGAAAGCCTCGGTCTGGACCCGGTATCCACGAAACTGGTCTCACTGCTGGATGGCACCAGGGACCTGGATACACTGACCCAGGCCCTGATTCAGGAGGCCGGGGAAGACGCCGCCCTGGCCCAGGCCATGGGGATCGACGCGCAGCCTGCGGACAAGCCCCGGCAGCGTCTGGTCAGGGCCAATGTGGAACGACTGCTGACCCTGCTTCATCGCCACGGCCTGCTCGAGCAGGCGGCCAGCTAA
- a CDS encoding HD-GYP domain-containing protein yields the protein METRDQRESTRMLRVQVDDLKKGMYVCQLDRPWLDSPFLLQGFPIRTDRELEALRQLCVYVFIDPERGHGAPARTTPKHTPATAPSLEVRENPALLSAPPTEPTRFRQQLDRAARVRDRSHDYLRRTMEQVQLGQGVDTDEAREMVSDLVEQVVEAPSAMVWMTQLRKRDAYTSIHSVNVCILALTFGRYMGLDTTQLNTLGLGALLHDIGKLRVPLEVLNKPGALNPEEFELMKTHPVQGHRLLLEDPNIPPAALDAVLHHHERNDGRGYPDRLGEGQIPVMTQMVSIVDIYDALCSHRAYHDGISAQEALSRLYNMAGTGLDRELVQAFIRCVGIYPIGAVVELTTGQVAVIVGLNENQKLRPVVMLLLEADHHTPCARQLMNLGSDVWRQHKDAPAVRRVLDPDELHLDMAGLIREQISRDNGRPHAPADLEELKL from the coding sequence ATGGAGACGAGGGATCAGCGCGAATCCACGCGCATGCTCAGGGTGCAGGTCGATGACCTGAAAAAGGGCATGTACGTCTGCCAGCTGGACCGTCCCTGGCTGGACAGCCCGTTCCTCCTGCAGGGCTTTCCAATCCGCACGGACCGAGAGCTGGAGGCCCTGCGCCAGCTCTGTGTGTACGTGTTCATTGACCCGGAACGGGGCCATGGCGCCCCGGCACGCACCACCCCCAAGCACACTCCTGCCACTGCACCGAGCCTCGAGGTTCGAGAAAATCCTGCCCTGCTTTCTGCGCCCCCCACGGAACCGACACGCTTTCGCCAGCAGCTGGACCGTGCCGCGCGAGTGCGGGACCGCAGCCACGACTACCTGCGCCGGACCATGGAGCAGGTCCAGCTGGGTCAGGGGGTGGATACCGACGAGGCCCGGGAGATGGTCTCGGACCTGGTGGAACAGGTGGTGGAGGCCCCCAGCGCCATGGTCTGGATGACCCAGTTACGCAAACGCGATGCCTACACCTCCATCCACAGCGTCAACGTCTGCATCCTGGCCCTGACCTTCGGCCGCTATATGGGACTGGATACGACCCAGCTCAACACCCTGGGCCTGGGGGCGCTGCTGCACGACATCGGCAAGCTGCGCGTGCCCCTGGAGGTGCTCAACAAGCCCGGGGCCCTGAACCCGGAAGAATTCGAACTCATGAAAACCCACCCCGTGCAGGGCCACCGACTGCTGCTGGAGGACCCCAACATCCCCCCGGCGGCCCTGGACGCGGTGCTGCACCATCATGAACGCAACGATGGCCGCGGCTACCCGGACCGCCTCGGCGAAGGCCAGATCCCCGTGATGACCCAGATGGTGTCCATCGTCGATATCTACGACGCCCTGTGCAGCCACCGGGCCTACCACGACGGCATCTCCGCCCAGGAGGCACTGAGCCGTCTGTACAACATGGCCGGCACGGGCCTGGACCGGGAACTGGTACAGGCCTTCATCCGCTGCGTGGGCATCTACCCCATCGGCGCCGTGGTGGAACTGACCACCGGCCAGGTGGCGGTGATCGTGGGTCTCAACGAGAACCAGAAACTGCGCCCCGTGGTGATGCTGCTGCTGGAGGCCGATCACCACACCCCCTGCGCCAGGCAGCTGATGAACCTGGGCAGCGATGTCTGGCGTCAGCACAAGGACGCCCCGGCGGTACGCCGGGTGCTCGACCCCGACGAACTGCACCTGGACATGGCCGGCTTGATCCGCGAGCAGATCAGCCGGGACAATGGCCGGCCCCACGCACCCGCCGATCTCGAGGAACTCAAGCTGTGA
- a CDS encoding serine/threonine-protein kinase yields the protein MPVTGSDKTMVAPPPDNTRDTVALSGLSAQQRQRRPLRLRGRDLHRLLVAAFLIIILALSYAQWPRSLDHLAYDLATRMVPGEADLSSVAFVDMGPAQSTADHDTLNRALAALQSQGVQAIGVYLPLNQPQSPSDLQRLMQAAEQGERGAPDPRWLVQLDRDGRLATTLRRHGNVVLAAPPATLPAATPGSTLSPVAEGFSGWQAHPWLAPLMYAPGTNFSALPLAEPIAPLASAARAVGAALPVTPGRGVPLAVAHEDGYRSGFLLPLLAQGGMPELEPGRGLRLGAQLIPLGPGLAAHPLPPSRDLRRGGVETVSLDMVLGRGASVTERLAGRTVILGPGAARGHTGQPADTVPEALWQTYVLGSLLDGAWVRVPAWTHGLERLLLLLVCLYLLVMPARLMGRSSGLLIGLLLGVVVFNAGLLLLLVQQLWLPVTLPIVALLLGHGLIWGGLRYADANERDRLDASRAHRKLGAMLRAQGDLESAFEHLVQARVVDDGLREELYQLGHDLVRRRQYARAREVYGHLEWLSPHYRDVPVRIERLKGLAGQGRARLGTEHSTADSNLIVDGDTLEKPTLGRYQVECQLGRGSMGVVYLGVDPKIGRKVAIKTLALNQEFESEMLEQVKWRFFREAEASGRLNHRNIVTIYDVGEEHDLAFIAMDYLEGSSLESYVHRDALLPVAEVLEICAQVAEGLAYAHDQHVIHRDVKPANVIYDRSRHSVKITDFGIACLTDNNRTRTGTILGTPAFMSPEQVSGQPVDGRSDLFALGVTLYQLLTGQLPFTADTMAGLVYQITQTRHQSISELRPELGPLVALIVNRALEKDPARRYQSGTELAKGLRDCAVAMKRGPKPGQFTGHQAATP from the coding sequence ATGCCAGTGACCGGCTCCGACAAAACCATGGTGGCGCCCCCTCCCGACAACACACGGGATACGGTCGCCCTGTCCGGACTGTCCGCACAACAACGTCAACGCCGGCCGCTGCGCCTGCGCGGGCGTGACCTGCACCGCCTGCTGGTGGCTGCATTTCTGATCATCATCCTGGCCCTCTCCTACGCCCAATGGCCCCGCAGCCTGGATCACCTGGCCTACGACCTGGCCACCCGCATGGTGCCTGGGGAAGCGGACCTCTCCTCCGTGGCCTTCGTGGACATGGGCCCGGCGCAAAGCACCGCGGACCATGACACCCTGAACCGCGCCCTGGCCGCCCTGCAATCCCAGGGAGTCCAGGCCATCGGCGTCTATCTGCCCCTGAACCAGCCCCAGTCCCCATCGGATCTGCAGCGCCTCATGCAGGCCGCAGAACAGGGCGAACGCGGCGCGCCGGACCCCCGCTGGCTGGTCCAGCTGGACCGGGACGGGCGTCTGGCCACCACCCTGCGCCGCCATGGCAACGTGGTGCTGGCAGCGCCGCCAGCCACGCTGCCCGCCGCCACCCCTGGCTCCACACTCAGCCCCGTGGCCGAGGGCTTCAGCGGATGGCAGGCCCACCCCTGGCTCGCCCCCCTGATGTATGCACCGGGGACAAATTTCAGCGCCCTGCCCCTGGCCGAACCCATTGCCCCCCTGGCCAGCGCCGCCCGGGCCGTGGGGGCCGCCCTGCCCGTGACCCCCGGTCGAGGCGTGCCCCTGGCGGTGGCCCATGAGGACGGTTACCGGTCCGGGTTCCTGCTGCCCCTCCTGGCCCAGGGGGGGATGCCAGAACTGGAGCCCGGTCGAGGCCTGCGCCTGGGCGCTCAACTGATCCCCCTGGGACCGGGGCTTGCCGCCCACCCCCTGCCGCCGAGCCGGGATCTGCGTCGCGGCGGCGTGGAGACCGTCAGCCTGGACATGGTGCTGGGCCGGGGCGCCTCCGTCACCGAGCGCCTGGCAGGACGCACCGTGATCCTCGGTCCCGGCGCAGCCAGGGGCCATACCGGGCAACCCGCCGACACCGTGCCCGAGGCCCTGTGGCAGACCTATGTCCTGGGCAGCCTCCTGGACGGGGCCTGGGTGCGGGTACCTGCCTGGACCCATGGCCTGGAACGGCTGCTGTTGCTGCTGGTCTGTCTGTACCTGCTGGTCATGCCGGCCCGGCTCATGGGCCGATCCAGCGGGCTGCTCATAGGCCTGTTGCTGGGCGTGGTGGTCTTCAACGCCGGCCTGCTCCTGCTGCTGGTACAGCAACTGTGGCTGCCGGTGACCCTGCCGATCGTGGCCCTGCTGCTGGGCCATGGCCTGATCTGGGGCGGCCTGCGCTATGCCGACGCCAACGAGCGGGACCGTCTGGATGCCTCCAGGGCCCATCGCAAGCTCGGTGCCATGCTGCGCGCCCAGGGCGATCTCGAGTCGGCCTTTGAGCACCTGGTCCAGGCCCGGGTGGTGGATGACGGGCTGCGCGAGGAGCTCTACCAGCTGGGCCATGACCTGGTGCGCCGCCGCCAGTACGCCCGGGCCCGGGAGGTCTACGGGCACCTGGAGTGGCTGTCACCCCACTACCGTGACGTGCCGGTGCGCATCGAGCGACTCAAGGGTCTGGCGGGCCAGGGCCGTGCCCGACTGGGCACCGAGCATTCCACCGCGGACAGCAATCTGATCGTCGACGGCGACACCCTGGAAAAACCCACCCTGGGCCGATACCAGGTCGAGTGCCAGCTGGGGCGGGGCTCCATGGGGGTGGTCTACCTGGGCGTGGATCCCAAGATCGGGCGCAAGGTGGCCATCAAGACCCTGGCCCTGAACCAGGAGTTCGAGTCCGAGATGCTCGAGCAGGTCAAATGGCGCTTCTTCCGGGAAGCGGAGGCCTCCGGGCGCCTCAATCATCGCAACATCGTGACCATCTACGACGTGGGCGAGGAACATGACCTTGCCTTCATCGCCATGGACTACCTTGAGGGCAGCTCCCTGGAATCCTACGTGCACCGGGATGCCCTGCTGCCCGTGGCCGAGGTACTGGAGATCTGCGCCCAGGTGGCCGAGGGCCTGGCCTACGCCCACGACCAGCATGTGATCCACCGGGACGTGAAGCCGGCCAACGTGATCTATGACCGAAGCCGCCACTCGGTGAAGATCACCGACTTCGGCATCGCCTGTCTCACCGACAACAACCGCACCCGCACCGGCACCATTCTGGGCACACCGGCCTTCATGTCCCCGGAGCAGGTCTCCGGGCAGCCGGTGGACGGACGCTCCGACCTGTTCGCCCTGGGCGTGACCCTGTATCAACTGCTGACCGGGCAGCTGCCCTTCACCGCCGACACCATGGCCGGGCTGGTCTACCAGATCACCCAGACCCGGCACCAGTCCATCTCCGAACTGCGCCCGGAGTTGGGTCCCCTGGTGGCCCTGATCGTCAACCGCGCCCTGGAGAAGGATCCCGCGCGTCGCTACCAGAGCGGCACCGAACTGGCCAAGGGCCTGCGCGACTGTGCCGTGGCCATGAAGCGGGGCCCCAAACCCGGCCAGTTCACCGGCCACCAGGCCGCCACCCCCTGA
- a CDS encoding LysR family transcriptional regulator, translated as MKAPRVTLEQWRVLQAVVDQGGFSQAARHLHRSQSSVSYAVARLQEQVGIPLLRIEGRKAVLTEAGEVLLRRSRALLRDAGSLEGLAHTLSEGWEAEVRLVVDAAFPSDLLMAALVEFMPLSRGTRVQLQEVVLSGAEESLLSGEADLVIGTHVPASHLGDPLMEVQFLAVAHPHHPLHRLERPLTGHDLKDHMQVVVRDSGTLHRTDFGWLDAEHRWTVTSLDTAAAAVGAGLGFGWLPLHRIREALDQGRLKALPLTAGLQQSASLYLIFQDPDNAGPATRALARVLHQACHATDTSNTPPPQASGLPINGYASAEDPGNNGPR; from the coding sequence ATGAAGGCACCCCGCGTCACCCTCGAACAATGGCGTGTACTCCAGGCCGTGGTGGACCAGGGCGGCTTTTCCCAGGCCGCTCGCCACCTGCACCGCAGCCAGTCTTCGGTGAGTTACGCCGTGGCTCGCCTGCAGGAGCAGGTGGGCATCCCCCTGCTGCGCATCGAGGGGCGCAAGGCCGTGCTCACCGAGGCAGGCGAGGTGTTGCTGCGCCGCTCCCGCGCCCTGCTCAGGGATGCCGGCAGCCTGGAAGGCCTGGCCCATACCCTCAGCGAGGGCTGGGAGGCGGAGGTTCGCCTGGTGGTGGATGCCGCCTTCCCCTCGGATCTGCTCATGGCTGCCCTGGTCGAGTTCATGCCCCTGAGCCGGGGCACCCGGGTACAACTCCAGGAGGTGGTGCTGTCCGGGGCCGAGGAGTCCCTGCTGTCCGGGGAGGCGGACCTGGTCATCGGCACCCACGTGCCCGCCAGCCATCTGGGTGACCCGCTCATGGAGGTGCAGTTCCTGGCCGTGGCCCATCCGCACCACCCCCTGCACCGCCTCGAACGCCCCCTCACGGGCCACGACCTGAAGGATCACATGCAGGTGGTGGTGCGGGATTCGGGCACCCTGCATCGCACCGACTTCGGCTGGCTGGACGCCGAGCACCGCTGGACCGTCACCAGCCTGGACACCGCCGCCGCCGCCGTCGGCGCCGGGCTGGGCTTCGGCTGGCTGCCCCTGCACCGCATCCGGGAGGCCCTGGACCAGGGCAGACTCAAGGCCCTGCCCCTGACCGCCGGCCTGCAACAAAGCGCCAGTCTCTACCTGATCTTCCAGGATCCGGACAACGCCGGCCCCGCCACCCGGGCCCTGGCCCGGGTCCTGCACCAGGCCTGTCATGCCACCGACACATCGAACACCCCCCCGCCACAAGCGTCGGGTTTACCGATAAACGGGTATGCAAGTGCCGAGGATCCGGGGAATAATGGGCCACGCTAA
- a CDS encoding DoxX family protein codes for MNALQPVSTLAGRVLLGVMFLLAGLDKIGGFDGTQGYMQAMGVPGMLLPLVILLEVGGGLALIIGLWARWAGLLLAGFTLLAALIFHLDFSDGMQQILFMKNLAITGGLLYVFAHGAGAWSIDARRGG; via the coding sequence ATGAATGCATTGCAACCCGTTTCCACCCTGGCCGGCCGCGTGCTGCTGGGCGTGATGTTTCTGCTGGCCGGTCTGGACAAGATCGGTGGTTTCGACGGCACCCAGGGCTACATGCAGGCCATGGGCGTGCCGGGCATGCTCCTGCCCCTGGTCATCCTGCTGGAGGTGGGGGGTGGCCTGGCCCTGATCATCGGCCTGTGGGCACGTTGGGCGGGCCTGTTGCTGGCCGGCTTCACCCTCCTGGCGGCGCTGATCTTTCACCTGGACTTCTCCGACGGCATGCAGCAGATCCTGTTCATGAAGAACCTGGCCATCACCGGCGGCCTGCTCTACGTCTTTGCCCACGGTGCCGGCGCCTGGAGCATCGACGCCCGTCGCGGCGGCTGA
- a CDS encoding glutathione S-transferase family protein has protein sequence MSLMINGKLRDEDWLEAETEAGEFVRQDSQFRHWVTPDGSPGPSGEGGFAAEPGRYHLYVSWACPWAHRTLIFRQLKGLEDLISVSVVNPFMHEPGWTFEPHPGSTPDHLHGVRYMHELYSRADPQYTGIVTVPVLWDKQRDTIVNNESAEIIRMFNSAFEAHTQRHQDYYPEALRGQIDEVNERIYERLNNGVYRCGFATTQAAYERAYEDLFETLDWLEDRLSRQRYLVGGQLTEADWRLFTTLVRFDAVYYSHFKCNQRRLMDYPKLWAYTRELYQMEGIAQTVHLEQIKTHYYGSHAQLNPSGIVPRGPELDFRAPHDREGLN, from the coding sequence ATGAGTCTCATGATCAACGGGAAATTACGTGACGAAGACTGGCTTGAGGCGGAGACCGAGGCCGGTGAATTCGTACGCCAGGATTCCCAGTTTCGCCACTGGGTCACCCCTGACGGATCCCCGGGTCCCAGCGGCGAGGGCGGTTTTGCCGCCGAGCCGGGCCGCTACCACCTGTACGTCTCCTGGGCCTGTCCCTGGGCCCATCGCACCCTGATCTTTCGTCAGCTCAAAGGGCTGGAGGATCTGATCAGTGTCTCGGTGGTCAACCCCTTCATGCACGAGCCCGGCTGGACCTTCGAACCCCACCCCGGTTCCACCCCCGACCACCTGCATGGTGTGCGGTACATGCACGAGCTCTACAGCCGTGCAGATCCGCAGTACACCGGCATCGTTACGGTGCCCGTGCTGTGGGACAAGCAGCGCGACACCATCGTCAACAACGAGTCGGCCGAGATCATTCGCATGTTCAACAGCGCCTTCGAGGCCCATACGCAGCGCCACCAGGATTACTACCCCGAAGCCCTGCGTGGGCAGATCGATGAGGTTAACGAGCGCATCTACGAGCGCCTCAACAACGGTGTCTATCGATGCGGCTTCGCCACCACCCAGGCGGCCTACGAGCGGGCCTATGAGGACCTGTTCGAGACCCTCGACTGGCTGGAAGACAGGCTGTCACGGCAGCGTTATCTGGTGGGGGGGCAATTGACGGAGGCCGACTGGCGCCTGTTTACTACCCTGGTGCGCTTCGATGCGGTCTACTACAGCCACTTCAAGTGCAACCAGCGCCGTCTCATGGATTATCCCAAGCTGTGGGCCTACACCCGTGAGCTCTACCAGATGGAAGGGATTGCGCAGACGGTGCATCTTGAACAGATCAAGACCCATTATTACGGTAGTCACGCCCAGCTCAATCCGAGCGGTATCGTGCCCCGGGGCCCGGAACTGGATTTCCGCGCCCCCCACGATCGCGAAGGCCTGAACTGA